The proteins below are encoded in one region of Aeromonas veronii:
- a CDS encoding GNAT family N-acetyltransferase, translated as MRLTPPQTPQSDDLDALRAGLSGYNLVMAGSHQREQIASFIKDEEGMVLGGILADIKWGWLHVDWLWIDERIRRDGWGARLLGAMEQYAQSKGITNYHLETTSFQALPFYQKQGYEVFGQLPDMPPGHVSYFLRKIG; from the coding sequence ATGCGACTGACCCCACCCCAGACCCCACAGAGCGATGATCTCGATGCCCTGCGCGCCGGCCTCTCCGGCTACAACCTTGTCATGGCGGGCTCCCATCAACGGGAACAGATCGCCAGCTTTATCAAGGACGAAGAGGGCATGGTACTGGGAGGCATCCTCGCCGACATCAAGTGGGGCTGGCTGCACGTGGACTGGCTCTGGATAGACGAGCGCATTCGCCGTGATGGCTGGGGCGCCCGCCTGCTTGGCGCCATGGAGCAGTACGCCCAAAGCAAGGGCATCACCAACTACCATCTGGAAACCACCAGTTTTCAGGCCCTCCCCTTCTACCAGAAGCAGGGTTACGAGGTCTTTGGTCAGCTGCCCGATATGCCGCCGGGGCATGTCAGTTATTTTTTAAGGAAAATTGGATAA
- a CDS encoding penicillin-binding protein activator LpoB encodes MKLRSLLVLGALVLGGCAVNPYGGTQAPVSEPKQPVVQPEKPVTEPEVVKPAPKPVAPTGLALAMADAFLKAPEVKALAGSNPVLLLTPPRNGTTEPFSTQPMAIAMSQRIQQHGGFSFADPGQVAAITGQLEYQQGGNPASLVRLGRQTGANYMLYGDLVSEGTGYRLAMTLMDLKSGELLWNASRSASR; translated from the coding sequence ATGAAGCTGCGTTCCTTGTTGGTGTTGGGTGCCCTGGTGCTGGGCGGTTGTGCGGTCAATCCCTATGGCGGCACTCAGGCGCCGGTGTCAGAGCCCAAGCAGCCTGTGGTCCAGCCGGAGAAGCCGGTGACCGAACCCGAGGTGGTGAAGCCTGCCCCCAAACCCGTGGCGCCGACCGGCCTGGCGCTGGCCATGGCGGATGCCTTCTTGAAAGCTCCGGAGGTGAAGGCGCTGGCGGGCAGCAACCCCGTGCTGCTGCTGACCCCGCCGCGTAACGGCACCACTGAGCCCTTCAGTACCCAGCCCATGGCCATCGCCATGAGCCAACGCATCCAGCAGCACGGCGGCTTCAGCTTCGCCGATCCGGGCCAGGTGGCGGCCATCACCGGCCAGCTGGAGTATCAGCAGGGGGGCAATCCGGCGTCTCTGGTGCGGCTGGGCCGCCAGACCGGTGCCAACTATATGCTGTACGGGGATCTCGTCTCCGAGGGGACCGGCTACCGGCTCGCCATGACCCTGATGGATCTGAAAAGCGGCGAGCTGCTGTGGAACGCGAGTCGCTCCGCCAGTCGTTAA